In Oryzias latipes chromosome 23, ASM223467v1, the DNA window ctgtcaatctctatgttcttctcccgaacaaacacacacagctgcaccgcgggcttgagaaggagaaaacactgcagcttctcagactgaagagcattgaaatacacctgagccactatttgtccgtttgtactttgtatttttttatgatcattttaaattttctcccgtttaattcaattactctcgggtcgcggtgggcggggctaatctccgcgatttgaagccttctgtttacatcgatgatagggttgtgccgatggacgatatcatcgtccatcgtgatgggtgactgacatcccgatggagagaccaccatcgtgatgccacgcccccgccacgttgcgcgtcgacaccataagccgcggttacatgtacaaaatatcctgatgggatcaatggtcggattagaatccaaccgtgtagatgggcccagaaaaatgtttgcagaatataaaaacgttcactaaggtcacaatttcggtcggaataaatcattcgcacatgcgcagtattcgcacatgcgcagtttgaaaaccggaaggggatacaacttccgccgagcggctttttttccaaactttattgaatgtaacaattcaatacaaaaccataacagcaccgagcggctatacatgtcagctcggtaaaatacgagatgatcttcgtgcttttaataatgttacggttattatcaaacacctgttcgctcatcatttgaattttaatccgtgtggtcagtgctttttctgaacggagccaggattagcagtatgctaacacgggctaacaacattagctttgggtggcgctgcttgctggctgcacgtaaacatgtaagaataacatcagcctttatatagtcgggacacgactggaaacacaaatccgcgtgattgtttgaatgttttctaaggactgagcgacatttctgctttgaagctcaaaccgctgtgtgtgctgacgatccgagctgtgctccgacacacgtttagacccggttctgagttcggttgcttgtacccctagagctgcgggacggatcgcagtcttaaatctcccacacataccgctcatgtacccccccccccccttcccatcaaacgcAAAGCTTTAAGTCCGCGTGGACCggtccgccggtccacttcactaattaagtgcgggagcgactacacttcttttctatcttgcttgttactttttctgttaaagtcacttccctccgTTTATACTGGAtaatcgcggattaaccattagttgggaaataaaatgaaaaaagcaaaataacgaatagcagttatataagaacgaaaaatgtaaaaataccccccccccccccccccccccccccccgacgatgtcatcgtccatcccgatggttgacggcaaacatcgtcaacggccaaattaggggacatcgcccaaccctaatcgATGATTcatattattatttgacagtacagaagttatttgttgaaaaaaaaaacgtttctaaagtactttgatttgtgaaacaaatgcttgagcctgtaaactggtttgttctttcttttctatgtataacagagtatttaattgtataataattgttgaaaaaaatagaggtttctacttcacggattttgcctatcacgggttctttctggaacgtaacccccgcgaaaaacaagggtttactgtataaggaaaaacaaagaatgaatgagccttaagcaataagtttctattggggaaataaaatgctgtttattttcagcattgcttaatgtagcttctccagtacttttaaacagttcaggagcctTCAAAAATAAGGGGGGCACACACTGATTCTTTCCTGAAACAAtcaagtgtgatgatgaggcagcaggaCAGAACAAAGGAAATTGCTTAAATGTGACAAACAAGGTGCTTTGCTTACATTatcagtctgctctgctgcaccttTGCAGCCACGCTTCTCACACACGGAAGTAAACTAACGCTCCTCGCCATGATGTCGGCCTTTTTTCAtagcgttgtacacatccctctgatccatcaggtcgctaaactagaatctattgttgggaggttctgcagaactttggcccgctttggcGATAGCATTTTAGCCGATGCTAAGCGCATTGGCCTATTAGCCGCTGCCATGCTTCACTCATATTTATCTGGGCCGCTAAAAAGGACCACAATCCTCGTTTTTATGTgctactggcagcaacatggcacagagtttctgtttggtatccatcccaagtaaaaacgaagtagttcatgtctcataacaacgaaacaagctgcctctggctgcagtcttcctgttgtcttgtgtggTGTGTTGCTGCTCTAAAAGGCtctgtgttctctgctgccaactagcagtcggagggtgaagtggacaaatAGAGTCAGAacctgaaggacgctcagaaataattaaataaatattgtcctGGCAGAATTTTGAAGTATTTTgccaaatcaatttttttcttacacccctaaAGGAGACTGACAGAAACCCCTCATTTCATGGGGGTGTTTTTCAGCAAGAAAACATTAACAACTCttttgtgaataaaaataacaaatttcaTAGACGGCGTGAAAACACCTAAAGTGGAGGGCAACgattagattgttttttttgttgtggtaTCGTTTTGTAGACGCAGGTGGGCCGCTTTGCGCCACAGTTCTCCGGCTACCAGCAGCAGGACTCCCACGAACTCCTCGCCTTCCTCCTGGACGGCCTTCACGAGGATTTGAACCGCATCAGGAAGAAGCCATACATCCAGCTAAAGGACGCGAACGGGCGACCCGATAAggttgattttaaaattgttcaaaatgttcagtattttttttttttgcctttgccTTTtctgctacgttcacacctTCCATGTCAAGCGCGTTCAAGAACATATATGGGGTTCACAATTGACCGTCACTACCCGATGCTAGCATAGAGATGTGGTGCGAAATGTCgtagcggtgcaaatcttgatAAATTAAAGAGTTTGTATCGTAGAATTCCAGACGGACACAAACCACAGCTATTCATTTGTCCTCCAGGATCCATTTTTAAATAGTTGGCTCTTCTGTGAATTGAAGGGGACGTCATCTATATGTTACCAATTCTCAGTCCTGGAATGGTCTAAGTTTGAccttgtttaacttttaacgtGTGTTCAATGGCGGCGTTTTTTACATAGGACTGGAAAAGtgtcttaaaaatgtaagtagcTACGTTtaaacatgagagttttgagtTTTGAGTGTGAACGCCTGACACAATTATGCTCGTTCACAAAGACTTTTCAtcggaagtggtcgcttgaacacgcGTTTCCGAggacggtgtgaacgtagctttagagtCCTGTGACTGTCGTTTTGACCCCGCCCCCTTGCTTCAGGTCGTGGCCGAAGAGGCGTGGGAGAACCACATCAAGAGGAACGACTCCATCATCGTGGACATTTTTCACGGCCTGTTCAAGTCCACCCTCGTTTGTCCCGTGTGCGCCAAAGTCTCCGTGACCTTTGACCCCTTCTGCTACCTGACGCTGCCCCTCCCCATGAAGAAGGAGCGGACCCTGGAGGTCTACCTGGTCAGACTAGACCCGGTGGCCAAACCCACGCAGGTGCCTGAACGGTTACGAGGTTCCACATCCGGGTTATCCCAAGATATTtgatcacatttttgttttgcttttgtttttttcttagtaCAAGCTGACCGTGCCAAAGGTGGGCTGCATCTCTGACCTTTGCACCGCCCTCTCCAACCTGTCCGGAGTGCCTGCTGAGAAGGTGGAGTCAGTCATTCTAACCCCCTGAAATCAGTCTTTAGTTTTGTGCAGAAGCGTCTTAAATTTGCTCAGAAGCTTTAAGTGTAAACTAACAACTCCCATGATTCAAAGCGAGGTTGTTGCTCATTCTGGCTCGTCTTTCAGATGATCGTCACCGATATTTACAACCATCGCTTCCACCGGATCTTTGCCACCAACGAAAACCTCAGCAGCATCATGGAGAGAGACGATATTTATGTGTGAGCGGATTTTAGCAAACAGGACAACAGTCAACTGCTGAtgctcatttttttccaaaaaaaaaaaaaaaaaaatcaaatatatgaattttttttttctttaaatgtggcatgcagttttatttagttacaatttttttgttccattctttaaaaacaacttttgggGTTAGTTGGTGGTTTGACCTCCTGGTTTATAGTTTCGACTTTCTGGCTGCAGTTTCGAGGTGGCGGTGAACAGAGTAGAAGACACGGACCACGTCGTGATCCCGGTCCACCTGAGGGAGAAGTACAAGCAGTCGGGCTACAACCACACCAGCACGCCGCTGTTCGGCCAGCCTTTCCTCATCGCCGTGCCCAGAACTCTGAGCGAGGACAAACTCTACAACATGCTGCTGCTGCGCCTCTAGTACGTTCAGTTCTGCAGCGGCCCTGGACCGCATCTTGGTTTGGCAATTCTTTctcccaaaacaaaaacaaaagcctgatgacatcacagtgggaGTAACGGTCAAAAATGGactcaaaaaatgtttctaaatccACGAATGAAACCAAAGCACACgtcaggcttttttcttttttattatgagatgtttcgttgacctttgaccttggaaaTTAGCtgccattttaaattttctgccCCAAACAAATCACCTTTAGTAAAAGCTACACATTTAAACTCATCCCAGGGATTTTGATCTATCTCCTCCTAACTCGTTGAGGGTTAGGAGGAGAGGTaagctccttaaaaaaaaaaaagttggttttaaagtttataGATTTTAAATGGCGTTGGCGTGGCGTCCCCTGCTGCCGGCAACATTTTTACCGGAATAATGGGAAAATGTTGCTGATcctgttaaaaacaacataacaggCCGTATAACTAAATTAGGACTGTGTGCGTGGTTAGCGAGGCTcttctgttgccaaggaaaccaAAAAATGGACTTTGGCGGATTCAACCTGTTTGTCACCCCGGGCgaccaaaacattaaaaaaaaacataaatatatatttgttgttgtgatttaGTATCATGTAGCTCTGACCCAGGTGGCGGGGACAGAGGGGGGTGTAGCAGCAGCTCAGGTCAGTGAGGGCGGGTCTCCATGGGGCCACAGGGGCGGGTAGCGCCATACAACGCCACTTGTGGCTTTTGTAGATTGGATGCTCAGGAATCGGCTTCTTTCTTTGTTTGGCAGTCGATTTGTGCGATCTTCTGTGGAGGAAGACGAGGACGACTGTGAGGAAACGCAGCCATCCAAACCGCACACCGTCAATGGCAACGCCACCAACGGGCTGCTGGAGGAGGGGTCACCAAGTGAGCGACCGCGACACATCCCCGTCAAATCCCTTCAGAATTTCCTCGGAACGCGTCCTTCCTGTGTTCGCCCACAGGCGAGATGGAGACCGACGAGCAGGACGACGAGTCCAGCCAGGACCAGGAGCTGCCGTCCGAGAACGACAACAGCCAGTCGGAGGACTCTGTGGGTGGGGACAACGAGCTGGAGAACGGCGTGGTCGGCCATCAGATCTCCAGCAAGGGTCAGCAGCCGGTCGGGCACAACAGGAAGAGACTTTTCACATTCCAGTTCAACAACATGGGCAAGACGGACTTCTCTCTCATCAAGGAGGACAGCAGACAAATCCGCTTTGACGAAGGTCACCTCAGGCTCAGCGGTAGGCAGGAGGCCGCCTTTGTTCTCcagacttttactttgaaaacatAGACAAATATTCAGGATATTTACtttcaatataatttttttcaaaacacaattGATCAAGtcgttcatttttttcctcagacCGTTCTTATCTCTCTTTGGACTGGGAGCCAGAAGTGAAGAAGAAATATTTTGATGAAACGATTGTCGAGGTAAACCGACATtttactgaattttttttcttttaaagttcttgaGTTTATCACTCAAGAGACACTAGAACTGTTTTTCATTGGCGAGTCTGTTCATTGCATGCTGATAAATTAAATGGATAAAGATGCAGGAAATTAGTAAgggattttcagaataaaatacacaagTGAATTTGCCAAATAATCTTTAAGAAGaaccgttttttgttttgttttgctccgTTTTTGTGTCCACCTGAGAACAGGACTTTGACAAACACGAGAGCATGGAGTACAAGCCTCAGAAGAAAGCTTTCTTCAAGCTGAAAGACTGCATCGACCTGTTCACCACCAAGGAGAAGCTGGGAGCCGACGACCCGTGGTGAGAAAGCAGCTCCACGCCTTCCTGCAGCTCCCTCAGGACAAGCCCAGAGCTCGTGGAACAGTCATGAAACCATCAGGGGGAAATGCTTTGTATTAGTGCAACTGTTAGAAACCCATAAATTAGACCTACATTTGCAGCAGGTTAGGTTAGGATAGAAACGGCAGTAAAATATTAAGGTGCTTGCCATGTTTTTCTTGAGGATCTGCGTACAAAGTGTGTTCCTGACATTTCACATTTAGTTCCCTGCATGATCAGAAATAGAACGGGAAGCCCTCAGCTGGATGCAATTTATAATTGATGTTGCTAAATGTCACTAATTGAACCTGCTTTGGAGCTactcagtcatttaaaaaaagaaacatgtctGGCCGCGTCTCTGCTTACAGGTACTGTCCAAACTGCAAACAGCACCAACAGGCTACCAAGAAGCTGGACTTGTGGTCTCTGCCACCAGTGCTGGTGGTCCATCTGAAACGTTTTTCCTACAGTCGCTACATGAGGGACAAACTAGACTCGCTGGTTGACTTCCCACTCaggtacacacacacgcacatctTCTCATCTTTATATATTTGTGGGGTCCAAGCATGCATTTGACATCTTCGTTTAGGTgatttaaatcaaaaaatgtggTACAATAATAAACAGTTCATTAATATATGTCATACTTTGTTCAAGACCACCTTTTTAGAGATCAACTTGaagctttaaaattaaaaaaaaacctgaaaagagctttttttagtAATGAGGTTAGTTATTGACCTTTAAATTCTCCGTTTTGTGTCTTTAGAGACTTGGACATGTCTGAATTCCTGATCAATCCCAACGCCGGGCCATGCCGCTACGACCTCATCGCTGTCTCCAACCACTACGGAGGGATGGGAGGAGGCCACTGTGAGttggttctgtttcctttttttttttggaaaggaaTGCAACTTTTCTGTCATGTCTCATTCTCTGCAAAGGCTGTTCAAAGATGAACAACACAGTTCACTTGAAAAACTTCCCATCAGCACCTCTGACCAATTGCCTGCCTGTCTTTCCCTCAAGGGATTCTGGGAAGTGAAGTTGTACAACATTATCTGACCATTTTGTTTGGCTGAATGCGTCTTCTGATCGGAAATTCAAACACGGCATTCACACACCGATGCTAACACTGTTATGAATAGAGgcagaactcttttttttcttctatttttcctaatttgagatgcagcttttgttgattaaaatagcttcatattgttgtttttttacaaagctGTCTTCTGTGATGCAGAACAAACTCTAAGCAGGTTTTTATGGCTATGAAAAAagcaaactgcatccactgctgcctggcgaaatccacttttattttaagaaaataatgtTGCGTCTCTTTTCAGGGAAAACATCAAGCCATCATTATTTTGCTAACCTGTCAATCAATGAATAAACTCTTTATTGGGCTGCCTTCTCATGTGCCCCACAGACACCGCTTATGCTAAAAACAAAGACGACGGAAAGTGGTACAACTTTGATGACAGCAGCGTGTCCCCTGCTAGTGAAGATCAGATCGTGGTGAgtgtcctccttcagaaagtCGTGCGGTGTTTGTTGGTAAGAGGAACTAGATGATTTCATCCGAACCGCACATCGGAACACCTAGTGTTTCCAACTATGACAAACACTGTagtgttaaccctttaacagcagAGCGGTCACGCTCTTTCAACATCTTTGACCAATGACGTCATTAACGTAACtgcagtggattctgaagcagagaaaagtagctttgcgCCGATGTGCCATAGATCAGCGGTGACCAACCCCccggccgcggaccggtaccggtccaagggtcatttggtaccgggccgcagagaaagaataaagaacttgcattacttctgttttatttattttggaatctgaaagatgttttattttgtaaaattgcccgattctctgtaacatccgtctatgtcaagaccaaggcgctcttctcggtcacgtgataggttaccgctgAAATATAACCCAGGAGCTAGCTAAatgagttaaaaaacaaacgtctttggaaaatTTCTTTGCCAGGGgggaaaacgcccagccaggagacagaagaggagccttccacttccaaaataaagaaagctacatttaatataCAGTAcgtcttttttgcaccatgagtgtaggaaggggagaggatgatgacacctgtgcgacgTACAAtacctgtcaaaataaaagctcagagttCGTATTGTAATGTCTCTGTTCCTTCCTCATCGTAGCTTTGCTACAATAATTGTCCGCCACATCTtcaagaccggtccgtgaaagtTTTGTCTGACGTCATACCGGGCCGTGGCATTACAAATCGTTGCCATACATGACTACGGTAAAGTTTCGCATTTCGGCTCAAAGCTGTttctctctgcttcagaatccacggGAATTCCGCTACTTGTGTAAATGGTTGAGGAGACTTGGACATTGACAGAATGTCAACACGGGTGCTAAACGTGGTGTCTCACAGCCACAAAGTACTTTTTTGCCTATGTTGCCTAGATAGAAATGAGTCATACGTGAATATGCGAGGGAAAAAAGTTAGagaagttgtggtctttacatgaaatttacTACAGATGCATGACGAATGACtcatgttaaaaccacggaagaaatACGACTAAACCACGCAATGATCACGTAAATCAACGAACATGAAGCGTGtttgattattgtgctgtttatattcaattcattagtgattcgtgtGTCAATTATGAAAGTTTAACATGTGTGCGGCGATTACGTGATATAAAGGTTATAATTCAGTGGTCCGTGCGAGAAAGGTCatagacatacgtggaaaagtggcagaaagtcacaaatttgcatgtgcatctcgcaaaaatcgcGCACAATTGCGTAACATTTATCTAATAATTGCGAATAGACGACATAAAATACGCGTAAACGGGGAAACCAAAAATTTAGAAGAGCTCAAATTTGAATTTACGCAAAGCCTGAAAACCCTTGACAAACATCTGGGCACATCAACGAATGACGAACGccatatatgtattttttcattattttataaatattattattattatatcacCGACATGTGTAAAAATACCCAAAAAGCAAGCCTTAAAACCCCGggattaaagggttaaagtgctgcagctgagcagaaTATCACGATTTGGGGTTTTCTATTTCCTAATAACAGATGAAACCGGTCTGTTGTACCTTTTGTCTGCAGTCCAAAGCGGCGTATGTGTTGTTCTATCAGCGCCAAGACACGGTTAAAGGCACCGGCTACTTCGCCCTTGAccgtgaggaggaggaggaagacgacgaagaggaggaggaggaggaggatgaagttGAAGATGTAGAAAATGAGACTGGGGAGAAGCTGGAGAGGAAAACCGTCTCCTCCGGTCATGGGGCTTCATCCGCCGCCTGCACCTCCACCCAGAGCGACGAGGAGGACCTGAATGAGAACAGGCAAAGGAAAAATGACAACGACCAGGCggacgatgaagaggaggaggaggatgaagaggaggaggaggagcaggtaCCTAACAGGGACGTAACGATGAAAACCAACTGAGTAAAGCGGATGCTGAGGAATGGAAAGGTTCCACCTCTAGAGACAGGACGGCTCAGACCGGTGCCGCCAGGAGGCCGCCGGGAGGGATGGCACCTCACCGACATCAGGCCCTCCTCTGTGGGTGGATCCCCGAGAGGGCGACGCCCCCTTTCGTTCACGCAGACATCGCTCAtcgactttttttaaatcccagcCATCATATCCttttaagattttgttttttgtaaatattttagacACTGAAGTTTTTAATGAACTTGCACAATcaccaaccatttaaaaaaagaaaaggaaaaaaagtgttcatgCCAGACGTACTGCAGTTGTTTCCGGACAACGTGAGGAGCTTTTCGAGGTGTGGATCCCGACTCGTCGTGTTTTAGAAGCCGTCTAAAGCCAAACTGTCCAGGGTTCGtgtttgtgctgctgctgctgctgctgctgtgatcTTGCGTTTTTAGGAAGATTACCAGTATCCTGGTGTCCGCCTTAAGCATCGCCCCGCCCCTCCCCCCTTAATCCACACAGCCCCGCCCTCGAGGCTGCTTCAAAGCAATCTTTGTGTTTCCGACTGGCGCTGGGATGAAAGTCTGCGGCATCTGCAGCGTCTTCGGTTTAGAGAACATCGCTCGTTTGGATCACCTCGGCCTTAACTCCAACCCCCagctgcagttttcttttttttgttctcaacaCAAACGAGCTTCTCGTAGGAATGTCACACCCACACGAGGGCCAGAATGTACGCCGAGTGGACTCAGAGACCGCGTGTATATGACCgatgcctttttaaaaaaacaaaacaaaaacgtttgcttcgtttttcttcttgcttcttttttttagggtgaatgtgtgtttttttgcgtTTGCGGACTGAATCAATCTGTGCGTCAAAACACTCGCCCTAAGTCGCCCTAAAAGGGTTTCTTTAGCTTTCAGGATCACGAGACGGCGAGAACACCCGCAGACGGGGTTTTTCCATCAACTCATGCtaacgtttttttcatttcctgcgCGTTTTCTCGCCAGCACCGGATGCCTCAGGCGTTCAGCTCCACAGACGTCTACCATGCCTTCAACGTCGGGGCTCCGCCGGCTCAGTGCTGCCTTGCTTTTAGGCCgaattcccccccccccgtccccgTCTGTCCGAGTGAGACGCGATCGCTACTCATACGATATTGTACAGAAGAGTTCACTCTGTGAGTGCACATTtgataaagtttatttatttatatgtaagCATTTCTTAATgaacaatatatttaaaacctTGGCAAGACCCCGGACCGTCTGGAGAGCATTCTCACCGTCTTGCCAGGGAGGGAATATTTTTTAAGAGAAAGGTTCTGCTGTTTGGGGACTGTGttcttttgtaaaaaagaaaaactaataataataataattaaatcaaTGCAAACATCCTTGCATGATGATATATTGGGGTTTGCAGGTGTGGCTGCACTTGAGTTCACTTGGGTTTACATTACAAATGTGCATGTGTATTTATACACAATCTTCAATAAAGTTGTGTAAAGCTTCCTGCAGCGGCAGCTTGAGAGGATTTCTGAGTGACGGGAAGCCAAGACCAGGATGCAAAGGTGACTGGAGCCAGGCCAGTTCGCCATTTAAGTCCATATAAGGGAGTAAACGTAACATTTTATATAAACTTATACTGGAATAATGCAATGAAGCTCAGCGTCTGTAGTTACTAACTGactttttggttcttttgttgtCAGTCGGGTTATGTTTGAACATACCCGACGTGTTCGACTTcgtcagagtcgtcatcaggagcttgtgtgttatgttcaaaCATAACCCGACTGACGACAAAAGAAGTCGGTTAATACTGGAATAATTTTCTCTAAACCTTTAGACAAACTTCAAAGGTAATTGGAGACAGGTCAGTTCACACGGTAACCACTAGGGGGTTCTTCTaacgtttttttctctctccggGAAGTCAGTTTTCCATAAACATTTGGATAATGTCAGACAACTTTTGCTCCGAAAAAGAAATGCTAGTTCGTTTTGTTGCCAGTTTTCcagacacacaaaaagattCAATAAACTTCACTTTTGAAGTTTTActtgaaaaagacagaaaatcccAATCAGAGTTTAGAGTTCAGCCTCTCCTCACAGCTGCATGTCTGCAGCCTTGGGTTCCCATGGAGGGGAAGTCGGAGGCGTTTGCTTTGAAGCTGCAGACTAATGTCTGTGCATGCGGATGTCActtgataaaaacaaagaatattgtGTGAACTAAAGACTAAATACAGCTACGTTAAACTATGTTCATTggagtaaaagaaaaacctcattTAGTCAGCATGCCTACAAACTGATGATaggatttaaacaaacaaactcaaagaCTTTGAATAAATCATTGAAAATATGGAAGATGTATTTTAACAGACAAATGCTGCAAATTTTACTGGAGCCAGGTCACTTGGCAAGCTAACCAGACGGTGACTTTTATTGAGATTTGTACAAATTAAACCCAGGAgtaaactgacatttttttgtttctgtg includes these proteins:
- the usp15 gene encoding ubiquitin carboxyl-terminal hydrolase 15 isoform X1 — encoded protein: MAEGGAADLDTQRGEIAALLKTQLRKGDTWYLVDSHWFKQWKKYVGFDSWDKYQMGDQHVYPGPVDNSGLLKDGDVLAIKEHLIDELDYILVPTEGWNKLVSWYGLTEGQEPIARKVVEQGMFVKHCKVEVYLTELKLCEDSNMDNMITRRFSKADTIDMIEKEMRELFSIPDEKETRLWNRYMSNTFEPLNKPDSTIQDAGLYQGQVLVIEQKNEDGTWPRGSTATKSSGASNLSALPKISPSSLTNNHNSSFNSRNVKNSSYSLPSYHPYTNSYDYSDQSRPSERSGLCGLSNLGNTCFMNSAVQCLSNTPPLTDYFLKDKYTDELNEDNPLGMKGEIARVYAELIKQLWSGKYSYVTPRPFKTQVGRFAPQFSGYQQQDSHELLAFLLDGLHEDLNRIRKKPYIQLKDANGRPDKVVAEEAWENHIKRNDSIIVDIFHGLFKSTLVCPVCAKVSVTFDPFCYLTLPLPMKKERTLEVYLVRLDPVAKPTQYKLTVPKVGCISDLCTALSNLSGVPAEKMIVTDIYNHRFHRIFATNENLSSIMERDDIYVFEVAVNRVEDTDHVVIPVHLREKYKQSGYNHTSTPLFGQPFLIAVPRTLSEDKLYNMLLLRLYRFVRSSVEEDEDDCEETQPSKPHTVNGNATNGLLEEGSPSEMETDEQDDESSQDQELPSENDNSQSEDSVGGDNELENGVVGHQISSKGQQPVGHNRKRLFTFQFNNMGKTDFSLIKEDSRQIRFDEGHLRLSDRSYLSLDWEPEVKKKYFDETIVEDFDKHESMEYKPQKKAFFKLKDCIDLFTTKEKLGADDPWYCPNCKQHQQATKKLDLWSLPPVLVVHLKRFSYSRYMRDKLDSLVDFPLRDLDMSEFLINPNAGPCRYDLIAVSNHYGGMGGGHYTAYAKNKDDGKWYNFDDSSVSPASEDQIVSKAAYVLFYQRQDTVKGTGYFALDREEEEEDDEEEEEEEDEVEDVENETGEKLERKTVSSGHGASSAACTSTQSDEEDLNENRQRKNDNDQADDEEEEEDEEEEEEQVPNRDVTMKTN
- the usp15 gene encoding ubiquitin carboxyl-terminal hydrolase 15 isoform X2 produces the protein MAEGGAADLDTQRGEIAALLKTQLRKGDTWYLVDSHWFKQWKKYVGFDSWDKYQMGDQHVYPGPVDNSGLLKDGDVLAIKEHLIDELDYILVPTEGWNKLVSWYGLTEGQEPIARKVVEQGMFVKHCKVEVYLTELKLCEDSNMDNMITRRFSKADTIDMIEKEMRELFSIPDEKETRLWNRYMSNTFEPLNKPDSTIQDAGLYQGQVLVIEQKNEDGTWPRGSTATNVKNSSYSLPSYHPYTNSYDYSDQSRPSERSGLCGLSNLGNTCFMNSAVQCLSNTPPLTDYFLKDKYTDELNEDNPLGMKGEIARVYAELIKQLWSGKYSYVTPRPFKTQVGRFAPQFSGYQQQDSHELLAFLLDGLHEDLNRIRKKPYIQLKDANGRPDKVVAEEAWENHIKRNDSIIVDIFHGLFKSTLVCPVCAKVSVTFDPFCYLTLPLPMKKERTLEVYLVRLDPVAKPTQYKLTVPKVGCISDLCTALSNLSGVPAEKMIVTDIYNHRFHRIFATNENLSSIMERDDIYVFEVAVNRVEDTDHVVIPVHLREKYKQSGYNHTSTPLFGQPFLIAVPRTLSEDKLYNMLLLRLYRFVRSSVEEDEDDCEETQPSKPHTVNGNATNGLLEEGSPSEMETDEQDDESSQDQELPSENDNSQSEDSVGGDNELENGVVGHQISSKGQQPVGHNRKRLFTFQFNNMGKTDFSLIKEDSRQIRFDEGHLRLSDRSYLSLDWEPEVKKKYFDETIVEDFDKHESMEYKPQKKAFFKLKDCIDLFTTKEKLGADDPWYCPNCKQHQQATKKLDLWSLPPVLVVHLKRFSYSRYMRDKLDSLVDFPLRDLDMSEFLINPNAGPCRYDLIAVSNHYGGMGGGHYTAYAKNKDDGKWYNFDDSSVSPASEDQIVSKAAYVLFYQRQDTVKGTGYFALDREEEEEDDEEEEEEEDEVEDVENETGEKLERKTVSSGHGASSAACTSTQSDEEDLNENRQRKNDNDQADDEEEEEDEEEEEEQVPNRDVTMKTN
- the usp15 gene encoding ubiquitin carboxyl-terminal hydrolase 15 isoform X3 — its product is MERSARLNMQQVVEQGMFVKHCKVEVYLTELKLCEDSNMDNMITRRFSKADTIDMIEKEMRELFSIPDEKETRLWNRYMSNTFEPLNKPDSTIQDAGLYQGQVLVIEQKNEDGTWPRGSTATKSSGASNLSALPKISPSSLTNNHNSSFNSRNVKNSSYSLPSYHPYTNSYDYSDQSRPSERSGLCGLSNLGNTCFMNSAVQCLSNTPPLTDYFLKDKYTDELNEDNPLGMKGEIARVYAELIKQLWSGKYSYVTPRPFKTQVGRFAPQFSGYQQQDSHELLAFLLDGLHEDLNRIRKKPYIQLKDANGRPDKVVAEEAWENHIKRNDSIIVDIFHGLFKSTLVCPVCAKVSVTFDPFCYLTLPLPMKKERTLEVYLVRLDPVAKPTQYKLTVPKVGCISDLCTALSNLSGVPAEKMIVTDIYNHRFHRIFATNENLSSIMERDDIYVFEVAVNRVEDTDHVVIPVHLREKYKQSGYNHTSTPLFGQPFLIAVPRTLSEDKLYNMLLLRLYRFVRSSVEEDEDDCEETQPSKPHTVNGNATNGLLEEGSPSEMETDEQDDESSQDQELPSENDNSQSEDSVGGDNELENGVVGHQISSKGQQPVGHNRKRLFTFQFNNMGKTDFSLIKEDSRQIRFDEGHLRLSDRSYLSLDWEPEVKKKYFDETIVEDFDKHESMEYKPQKKAFFKLKDCIDLFTTKEKLGADDPWYCPNCKQHQQATKKLDLWSLPPVLVVHLKRFSYSRYMRDKLDSLVDFPLRDLDMSEFLINPNAGPCRYDLIAVSNHYGGMGGGHYTAYAKNKDDGKWYNFDDSSVSPASEDQIVSKAAYVLFYQRQDTVKGTGYFALDREEEEEDDEEEEEEEDEVEDVENETGEKLERKTVSSGHGASSAACTSTQSDEEDLNENRQRKNDNDQADDEEEEEDEEEEEEQVPNRDVTMKTN